The nucleotide sequence CAAGACTATGCCAGACGACATTAATAGCTCCCCGAAGCGCTTTGCATCAATACCCCTCTCATTGTGTCTGTTGAAATCAATTCCACTCTGGCGTAAAAGCTCAATCGAGTCGTTTGCATAAACATCCTCGTTAACATTGAACTCGCGGAAATTGAACTGCCAAATGCAACACTTGTCAGTGCCACAGGTCGGCAAATTCCCTTGCTCATCGGAAAAGGTAAGGCCTAACTGAATCAATTTCAACATATCTACGTTGTCCTTCAAAGTCTGGTAATGATAATCGCTATTGTTCTTGAAGCTACCCACGGGACGCAGAACAATCCCCGGGAACTCCGTGTCCATGGCAACATACGGGAAATTGTCGACAATTTCCCGAATCAAAGCAAACTCTTCCTCCAGATTGTCATTCCAAACCTCCCGGATTTGAATCGGATCGCTTTTAGGCAAAAGCGGCATCTCTAGAAACACACGGAGCCGCtttgacgacgacgacgacgacaacaacaacaacaacaacgacAACAATCCGATTATCGACGGAAGCACTAAGACCGTGACGAACCTGTTACGATGATACTTCCTGATCCGGGCAAGATCTGCATACAACGAAGCCACGAAACTGAGTTACATACGAATCAACAAACCCCGCGATTTTAAATTCATCgaaaggggaaaaagaaaaataaaaaacacaattagAGATGGATCAGCGACGAAAGACACTGATTCTTACCAAGAAATATCAAATGGCAAAGCTTTGCATTGGAGGCTCAATGGTGAATGGGTCGAACATATAGACAAAGAATTGacgatagagagagagagagagaaaggtcgGTCTACGTAGGGCGGAGGCGAAGATTAGGGTTTCGACCTGTTGTGTTGGTGCCAATATTATAAAGCGGCcgatttaaaagaattttggttTGGctcatttttgtttataatatatatatatatatatatattttgcgtGGTCAAATGACATGCACTCAATCCACCCTCCCCTTCATCCATCACTTCCACTCCTATCCTATCCTATAATTCTCATCTAttctactattattattattattatatttttattaatttctttatcaaatttattataatatttttttttgtataaatcaaaGTAATTATTAACAgactatttatttttataattattatcgctcttcatcattattatttagttcaaattttattagttatgtCAACGGATATCTTAAATACACTTGCTAAGaagaagatataaatatattttatttttaattaagttatattattatcataataaattataatactagtaatatgttaatataattatattaaaatattatattaacttGCAACATAATatggtataattttaataaaaacaaactaaactcaaattaataaatttatcaaaaattttaattaaaatcaattaaactttataaatttatagaaatgttttttatattcCTTAACTCATATCACCAGAGTATAACTCATCTATGCTACAATCTTGAAGAATTAATATTGGTGCAACCTTAGGGTTTTCATAGGGTTTTTATGATATATTAAAATGATGGATATATTTGGTCAAGTGTTACTCATGTTACAATTTTAGTATTGTAGTGGCCAAAAAAAATACCACGACAATAGAATATGTAAAGAATGAAAGCTAGAGTCGAGGTAGAGCGAGGTCCGAGAATCCAAGAAGGTTCGAGACCATTGCGCCAGATCACCACTACGCGGGCTTGTCTGAAAAGGTAAGGTCGAGCCCCATTTTTTCCACGTCGCTTCTTTGAGTTCGTCCGACACAAGGAATCTAGGTTAGACTTGGGATCTTTCTTGAAATTACCACCGATCGTTCCAAGTTTGTCGAGAAATTTTGCACCGAATCTACCgaggagtcaaggttagctcgTAAGCTTAGCACCAGACTCAgtcaagggatccaggttagcctGCAAGCATAGCATCGAAACACATCCGGGAATCTAGGCGAGTCCGAGGTCTTAGCACCAGATTGCAATTCATCGAACCAGACCTCTTAGGATGTGGGCTTACCTTTATCCTTGCTGGCCTATTGCTGCTATACTAGGTAGTTCTGCTATTTTTTCACGTTGTGCTCAAGTCGTGATACCTGCACTAGATCTTATAGCAAACACAAAGAGTATTATCCATGAAATAATTTATGGGGTTAGGCGTACCTCATTTACTTTCAAGAATTCCTTGTTGGGAATATTAAAGGCATGCATATGTGCTGGATGGGATAGCCAcctcaatattttgttttgacgGTTCGGCATGCCTTGCCTACGTCCGTAACGAGAGAATGCCCATATCTTCATTGCTTGATTTTCCTTCCCAAACATGTCCATCACAAAGTATCTGGGTTCAGTCCAAGGTCTCCTACCGAACTTCTATTGGATGTTCCAAGTTTGCCATGAGGCTTAGCAccggatcaaccaaggagttaaGATTGGCATACGTGCCTAGCCCTAAACTCAcgcaagggatccaggttagctTGCGGGCATGGCATCAGAATGCGTCCAAGAGTATAAGAAGGACCGAGCCATCGCACTTGATCATAAATGAGTAGGCCTGCTTGGGTAGGTCGCATGCGGTCCCATTGGGTCTTTTTCGGGCTTGTCCGACGCAAGGGATCTAGGTTAGACCTATCACTTCCCACTGAATTATCACTGGTTGTTCCAAGTTTGTCGGGAGGCTTAACACCGGATCTGCCAAGGAGTTAAGGTTAGCTCATACGCTTAGCACTAGACTCAggcaagggatccaggttagcctGCCGACATGACATCGGAACGTACCCAGGATTCCAGGAAGGTACACGGTCTTAGCACCAGATTACCGTTTGTCAGGCCAAACCTTTCAAGACTTGAACTTTTCCTTACCAAAACTGATATGTCTTGGCTGAGTTTGGGGGTATCACTGCCCATCCTAATTTCTTGCCCTAGTTCCTGCATCACATTTCATAAtagctatacatatatacatatatgcatgatGTACAGGGAATTTACATGATTTGGCTTATGAGATTGCCATCATTCATAGGAATACAAAAGgaatatattcttttattcattttggaAATGTTACAGTGTATGACAAAActttaaaaggaaaatacaatTTATCACAAAATGATGAGGTACTCTTCGAAATGTATCGCCCCTGACATTCTGCCCGTTGCCTCTCTTAGCAACATCAGTAACATGCGTGCTTCAGGTCTCGACACTTCGTGACTATGTAAGGCCTTTCCTGGGTCGACCAAaacttctcttctcttctttcttagCGTGCTCGTGATAgccatttttcaaaacaccaaGTCCCGCTCTTGGAATGTTCGAGGGTGAACTTTCTCATTGCAAAGATTACCGCTTTGGTGGGATTTAGTCAACAAGACCCTTGATGATTTCAATGGGAACGACGAAGGAGCAATCCTAAGGAAtcattaaatttcttttgttccTTCAGAGAATATCTGATTGATTACCCCAGTAGCCTTCTCTTCCATGACTAACTCCGAATAACTTCTCTTTTCAGCTggacctttctctttcttttctcgcTAAGAGGATTCCCTATATATCTTCATCTGTGCAGCACATTTGTTGTCTTGGGCAAGCATGCTTGCAAGGAAGGGAGTTCGTGAGCGAGTTAGGATGCTTCTCCCTAGATGCTTGAGGATTATGATAAGGATGGCGAAGAGACCATCACCTACCTTCTTGTGACGCTAGCACCCTGCTCACCTAGGATCCGTCGTGGATTTCCTTGCCATACTTTTGCCTACCGAGATTGCACGGGTTCACTCCCGAGTGGTTCAATTGTTCTTTTCTTGGGATTGTTCGACGTATCATCCTTTCTCTGGTTGTCCTTATTTCAATTGCCTTTATCACCATGGTCGTGCTAAAGTGGTTGTTCTTCACGCGCTGGTTTTCGCCCACATCCTTGGTCACGTCGTGGCCTTGACTGGGTAAATTCAGactgatctgatttctttcggcTAGTCAATTACTCAATTTGATTTCGTTTCGTTCATGGCGCACTTCAGATATCTCTTATCAATTTCTCGCTGCTCGAACTGAGGGTGCTTAAAGGGTTGAGAATACTCGAAGTCTCCATTTTCCCGAAACGTCTGTTGGCCTGAACGATCAAATTTATTAGGAAGATTGCTGGCCAGGAATGGGTTTTTCATGTCTACCCATAGGTTGAGAGCTTCTGTAGTAGCGTTCTTAGAGCGATTGAAATACTGTCTCAGGTAAAACAGCTCTTCTTGAAACTACCTTCATAACTTATGTTGAGAACTATGGTTGTGCTACAATCTGCGATGGCACCGGCAATCTGATTCGGAGTTTGATAGGCAACAGTATGGTTGCTAAAGCAAATAGTCACGAACGGCTGAGAGTTAACACTGATTGATGCATCGATACTATAATGTTTCACCACTTTTTCATGTCTTCCATGCTGAAAGGCTTCGTTTCCTTTATCCTTGTGGTGTaaaagttcacaacttattatAGCAAATAGAATTGATAACTCCTCATTACTGCTTCCATACTTTGCCTCAGGGGATCTCAATAGCTTTTGCTTCTTCCAAAAAATCTTGAACCACCTTAGGCCTTCCCAACTTGAGGTAGGGCTTGGATATCCAACGCCAAGACCGCAACCCTATGACGAATCTATCGTATTTGGGTCCATAATCAACTTTATTGTTATCACCCACGGCCATAGAGAAATTCTCTTTGGCCTAGACGAGGGTTCGCTCATAGAGTCGAATCACCTGTTCATACCTCTGAAGCGGAAGACAAGATCCTCACTTCAAAGGTTCTATATTGGACCGCCCATGGTGGTCTAGCAACCATCGCATACCTTAAGTTGACTCTTATTTCCTTCATGGAGTCGTATCTTTGGCATGTCCTTCTTCAGATGACGATTTTTCATACCCTCTTGAGCTTCTCTAGTATCCCGTCCTTAGCTGCATACTCGTAGGGGAATACTCAAATGACATCGGCTCGGGCTTCTTAAAGACCCTCAATGTGCTGGTATAGGCAATGACAACTCGAAAGAAAGGATCATGATTCTCTTGCTTGCAATAATGATGAGTTGCCTCTAACAATGATCATGATTCTCTTGCTTGCATTGCGATCTTTCTTTGATTCCCCGCGTTTACTGGGTAAAACAGTTGCTGATGCCCGATTAGGGACTAGGGAGTAACCGCGGTCACTAAAGGACCTCGTTTTGGGACTGTTGAAGGTTTTTGGAAATCCACATGCGATCTCTAACAACTTCATACTAAGGAACCCACTCGACGAGCAAGCCTCCCAGACGGGGTGTGCTGGTTCTTCTTGTATTACCCAACTGATATTTGACGCTTGGCACACTTGGCTGTCTTCCTCATAGATTTTAGCTTCTTATCTGTTTTCCATAGACGACGCCAATTGTAGTGGCCAGAAAAAATACCacaacaatagaatttgtagaGAGGGAAAGCTGGAGTCGAGGCAGAGCGAGGTCGACAACTGACAGGGAGTCTACCAGTAGAGATATGCGTCAAGTGGCTCGATCCTCGATGCATTGACCGGGGTCTTAATTAGACCTCTAAGAGTACCTTCGGTATCGCTCGGGATTGACTTTAGGTGTGCTCGAGACATATCTGCGTTCATAAgcacaagttagaaggcacgcgggGATTCCTCATCCGCGTAtgcccttcgatgcttaagtcagtactaGTAAGAAAGCAACTCAATAGACAAGTGAAGCATGCTATTATCGAATAGGGAACAATTATACCTTTCCTATCGAGAGAGGGTCGATCATGATACTGTCACGGGGTACCGGGGATGGACCTGCACGCTAGTGGCATTCAGACCGGCTTAGAAGAAATCCCTCCCGAAGAGCCAGACAATTTAGGGGGCTCTCCGAGAGGTGGGCCTCAGGCGGGCTGCCGAAGTAGGGTCTTACTCTCTAAGGGACTTACTCGGACACAACTCCAAGCTGTGTGAGAGATGTCTCGGTGTGAGACTTACTTGACCACTATTTCTTTAAGGACACATCGCATTCTATGTACACAAACATATCATATTATATTCTATAGGCATGCCATATGTGAGATAAtataaacatcatatatatatatatatcatctaatATCATATACATTATCTCATGACCACGTCCCTGGCTAAAGCCACATGcccacatatacatatatacacatatactcTACGCATTACATATCAACCTTAGCTTATACATCTCTGGCCATCACGTGAGCATTTACAtactatacatatatacattatggTTGCAGGggaaaaacaaagagagagagatgaagagactttctctctctcgag is from Diospyros lotus cultivar Yz01 chromosome 2, ASM1463336v1, whole genome shotgun sequence and encodes:
- the LOC127795966 gene encoding probable CCR4-associated factor 1 homolog 7 — translated: MPLLPKSDPIQIREVWNDNLEEEFALIREIVDNFPYVAMDTEFPGIVLRPVGSFKNNSDYHYQTLKDNVDMLKLIQLGLTFSDEQGNLPTCGTDKCCIWQFNFREFNVNEDVYANDSIELLRQSGIDFNRHNERGIDAKRFGELLMSSGIVLNDSVYWVTFHSGYDFGYLLKLLTCQNLPETQAGFFALINMYFPVIYDIKHLMKFCNSLHGGLNKLAELLEVERIGVCHQAGSDSLLTSCTFRKLKENFFSGSLEKYAGVLYGLCVENGHSTH